CTAACAGTTCATGCGAAGTGATTTTCATCAGTTCTGCCGCTTCCATGGCACGACTGCCATCCTTCCATAGAATAGAGGCAAAACCTTCTGGGCTGAGAATGGCATAGATAGAATTTTCCAGCATCCAGACACGGTCCGCGACTGCTAGAGCCAGAGCCCCTCCTGAACCACCTTCACCGATAATAATGGCGATAATAGGAACTTTCAGGTCACTCATTTCCATGAGATTGCGAGCGATAGCTTCCCCTTGACCACGTTCTTCCGCTCCCACACCAGGATAGGCACCTGCTGTATTGATAAAGGTCACAACTGGACGGCCAAATTTTTCAGCCTGTTTCATCAACCGTAGGGCCTTGCGGTAACCTTCTGGATGCGGTTGGCCAAAATTCCGTTTAAGGTTATCTTGTAAACTCTTGCCTTTTTGGATACCAACCACTGTTACAGCTTGTTCCCCAAGCCAGCCAATACCACCAACAACTGCACCATCGTCACGAAAAGAACGGTCACCGTGTAATTGGATAAAGTCATCAAAAATGCCTGTCGCAAAGTCCAAGGTTGTCAAGCGACTCTGCTCACGCGCTTCTCTGACTATTTTTGCAATATTCATCTAGGACTCCCTCCGTGCAATCTGACTAGGCTAGCAATCGTATCTGGCAAGTCTCTTCTTTTAACAATAGCATCCACAAAGCCATGTTCCAGTAGGAATTCTGCCTTTTGGAACCCCTCAGGCAAGCTTTCACGAACTGTATTTTCAATGACACGACGCCCAGCAAAACCAACCAAACTTTGTGGTTCAGCCAGAATGATATCGCCTTCCATAGCGAAAGAAGCTGTCACACCACCTGTCGTTGGATCTGTCAAAATGGTCAGGTAAAAGAGACCTGCATTTGAATGGCGTTTAACCGCTGCAGAAATCTTAGCCATTTGCATGAGACTCATGATTCCTTCCTGCATACGGGCTCCACCAGAGGCGGTGAAGAGAACAACTGGCAATTGTTCGACAGTCGCATACTCAAACAAGCGAGTGATTTTTTCTCCTACAACTGTACCCATAGAAGCCATGATAAAGTTGGAATCCATAATCCCAAGAGCCACAGTCTGACCTTTAATAAGAGCAGTTCCTGTCACAACAGCTTCATCCAAACCTGTTTTTTCACGCATAGCTGCTAGTTTCTTTTGATAACCAGGGAAATGCAAGGGATCCTTGCTTTCAATCCCTGTAAACAATTCCTTGAAGGTTCCCATATCAATCGTCAAAGCCAAGCGTTCTTGGGCAGAAATACGAAAGGTATAGCTACAGTGTGGGCAGATACGCTCACTTCCCAGATCCTTCTGATAGATGGTATGCTTACAACCCGGACACTGGGAGAATAATTCATCTGGAACCTCTGGCTTAGCTTGAGGTTTTTCCCTAACCGAACGATTGGGATTGATTCGAATATACTTATCTTTTTTACTAAATAGAGCCATTGATTCCCCTTTTCGGTTTAAACTCTTGAAGTCATTTTATTCTTTTTCTTGATATTTGGGTAAGAAGGTCTCCATCAAGAAGGAAGTATCGTAATCTCCAGCAATGACATTGCGATCTGAAATGAGGTCAAGCTGGAAATCTGCATTGGTCTGCACCCCTTCAATCTCTAATTCATAGAGGGCACGTTGCATTTTCATCAAGGCATCAAAACGATTTTCTCCGTGAACGATGACTTTGGCAATCATACTATCATAATAAGGCGGAATGGTATAGCCTGGATAAACTGCTGAATCCACGCGCAAGCCAACTCCACCACTTGGCAGATAGAGATTGGTAATCTTGCCTGGGCTTGGAGCAAAGTTGAAGGCTGGATTTTCTGCATTGATACGACATTCAATAGCATGACCTCGTAGAACAATATCTTCTTGCTTAACAGACAGAGGTTGACCTGCCGCAATGCGAATTTGTTCCTTAACGATATCCACACCTGAAACAAATTCTGTTACTGGATGTTCTACTTGTACACGAGTATTCATCTCCATAAAATAGAATTTACCGCTGGATTCATCAAGCAGAAACTCAATGGTCCCTGCATTCTCATAGCCAACAGACTCTGCCGCTCGAACAGCAGCAGCACCAATTTCATGGCGTAGCGTTTTTCCGATTGCAATCGAAGGACTTTCTTCCAAAACCTTTTGATTATTCCGTTGAAGAGAACAATCTCGTTCACCCAAGTGAATCACATGTCCATGCTCATCTCCTAGGATTTGAACCTCAATATGGCGAGCTGGATAGATAACCCGTTCTATGTACATGGCACCATTGCCATAATTGGCCTTGGCTTCACTAGAGGCAGTTTCAAAAGCGGAAACGAGGTCTTCTGGTTTTTCAACCTTACGAATCCCTTTACCACCTCCACCTGCTGAAGCCTTGAGCATAACAGGATAGCCAATTTTTTCAGCAACAATCAAAGCTTCCTCAGAGTTATGCACTTCTCCATCCGAACCTGGTATAACAGGCACGCCTGCTTTGATCATCTGAGCACGCGCATTGATCTTATCCCCCATCATATCCATAACATGACCAGATGGACCGATAAACTTGATACCAACTTCTTCACACATGGTTGCAAATTTGGAATTTTCACTGAGAAATCCAAAACCTGGGTGAATGGCTTCAGCCTCAGTCAAGACTGCAGCTGATAGAACCGCATTGATATTGAGATAAGACTCTGTTGCCTTGCCAGGGCCGATACAAACCGCTTCATCTG
This portion of the Streptococcus mitis B6 genome encodes:
- the accC gene encoding acetyl-CoA carboxylase biotin carboxylase subunit, which encodes MFRKILIANRGEIAVRIIRAARELGIATVAVYSTADKEALHTLLADEAVCIGPGKATESYLNINAVLSAAVLTEAEAIHPGFGFLSENSKFATMCEEVGIKFIGPSGHVMDMMGDKINARAQMIKAGVPVIPGSDGEVHNSEEALIVAEKIGYPVMLKASAGGGGKGIRKVEKPEDLVSAFETASSEAKANYGNGAMYIERVIYPARHIEVQILGDEHGHVIHLGERDCSLQRNNQKVLEESPSIAIGKTLRHEIGAAAVRAAESVGYENAGTIEFLLDESSGKFYFMEMNTRVQVEHPVTEFVSGVDIVKEQIRIAAGQPLSVKQEDIVLRGHAIECRINAENPAFNFAPSPGKITNLYLPSGGVGLRVDSAVYPGYTIPPYYDSMIAKVIVHGENRFDALMKMQRALYELEIEGVQTNADFQLDLISDRNVIAGDYDTSFLMETFLPKYQEKE
- the accD gene encoding acetyl-CoA carboxylase, carboxyltransferase subunit beta; protein product: MALFSKKDKYIRINPNRSVREKPQAKPEVPDELFSQCPGCKHTIYQKDLGSERICPHCSYTFRISAQERLALTIDMGTFKELFTGIESKDPLHFPGYQKKLAAMREKTGLDEAVVTGTALIKGQTVALGIMDSNFIMASMGTVVGEKITRLFEYATVEQLPVVLFTASGGARMQEGIMSLMQMAKISAAVKRHSNAGLFYLTILTDPTTGGVTASFAMEGDIILAEPQSLVGFAGRRVIENTVRESLPEGFQKAEFLLEHGFVDAIVKRRDLPDTIASLVRLHGGSPR
- a CDS encoding acetyl-CoA carboxylase carboxyl transferase subunit alpha, translating into MNIAKIVREAREQSRLTTLDFATGIFDDFIQLHGDRSFRDDGAVVGGIGWLGEQAVTVVGIQKGKSLQDNLKRNFGQPHPEGYRKALRLMKQAEKFGRPVVTFINTAGAYPGVGAEERGQGEAIARNLMEMSDLKVPIIAIIIGEGGSGGALALAVADRVWMLENSIYAILSPEGFASILWKDGSRAMEAAELMKITSHELLEMAVVDKVISEAGLSSKELIKSVKKELQAELALLSLKPLEELLEERYQRFRKY